The following proteins are encoded in a genomic region of Sesamum indicum cultivar Zhongzhi No. 13 linkage group LG8, S_indicum_v1.0, whole genome shotgun sequence:
- the LOC105168258 gene encoding carbonic anhydrase 2-like: MTAYEDAIAGLQKLLSEKSGLGEVAAAKVKQLTAELEATDESAFDPVQRIRTGFEHFKKENYDKNPSLYEQLAKGQSPKFLVFACSDSRVCPSHVLNFQPGEAFMVRNIASMVPPYDRKKYSGMGAAIEYAVLHLKVENILVIGHSCCGGIKGLMSIPEDGTTSSDFIEEWVNICKTAKAKVRTECSNMDFSEQCNHLEKEAVNVSLGNLLTYPFVRDAVVKKTLSLKGGHYDFVKGSFELWNLDCNVSPCVSV; encoded by the exons ATGACTGCGTACGAGGACGCCATTGCTGGCCTGCAGAAGCTTCTCAG TGAGAAAAGTGGGCTCGGGGAGGTTGCCGCCGCCAAGGTGAAGCAGTTGACGGCGGAATTGGAGGCCACCGATGAGTCGGCTTTTGACCCGGTTCAGAGGATCCGAACGGGGTTCGAGCATTttaagaaagagaattacGA CAAAAATCCTTCATTGTATGAGCAACTAGCCAAAGGACAGAGCCCCAAG TTTTTGGTATTTGCTTGTTCGGATTCCCGGGTATGCCCTTCCCACGTTCTGAATTTCCAACCGGGGGAGGCCTTTATGGTCCGGAACATCGCTAGCATGGTTCCGCCATATGACCGG AAGAAATATTCCGGGATGGGGGCTGCAATCGAATATGCTGTACTTCATCTTAAg GTGGAGAATATATTAGTGATTGGGCACAGCTGTTGTGGAGGGATCAAAGGCCTCATGTCCATTCCTGAGGATGGGACCACCAGCAG TGATTTCATTGAGGAATGGGTCAACATCTGTAAGACTGCTAAGGCTAAGGTTCGGACAGAATGCAGCAACATGGATTTCAGTGAACAGTGCAATCATCTGGAGAAG GAGGCCGTGAATGTTTCGCTAGGGAATCTGTTGACCTATCCGTTTGTGAGGGACGCTGTCGTAAAGAAAACGTTATCGTTGAAGGGGGGACACTATGATTTTGTGAAGGGCAGTTTCGAGCTTTGGAATCTCGACTGCAACGTCTCTCCTTGTGTTTCAGTCTGA
- the LOC105168652 gene encoding glucan endo-1,3-beta-glucosidase-like yields MENHRMRIRRSIFLTLLFPLLFLLSHSTGAAQVGVCYGRVATNLPLPSAVISLLKSNGISRVRLFNPDPDALAPFWGTGIELMIGVPNEILPMLANGTVATSQQWLKSNIFTYVAPNQVRYLAVGNEVLLKEPYYTPYVVPAILNLYQALQALGLGDTIKVSSSHAATILSNSYPPSAGAFDPNLKSVLIPLLGFLRDTRSPLMVNVYPFYSYINNKEKATLDYALFRSSKIKVDQNLAYTNMFDSTIDAFVYAMEREGFHEIPVVVTETGWPTSGADGTGVDNALAYNGNVVMRALANIGTPRRPGVGVEVFLFDLFDENGKSGGEYERHFGIFGANGIKAYDIRFN; encoded by the exons ATGGAAAATCACAGAATGAGAATCAGACGAAGCATCTTTCTGACCCTCCTCTTTCCTCTCTTATTCCTACTGTCACATTCAACAG GTGCTGCACAGGTTGGAGTATGTTATGGCCGCGTTGCAACCAACCTGCCACTACCCTCAGCTGTGATCAGCCTTCTTAAATCCAATGGAATATCAAGAGTTCGGTTGTTCAACCCGGACCCCGATGCTCTAGCACCCTTTTGGGGTACAGGGATCGAGCTCATGATCGGTGTCCCTAACGAAATCCTCCCCATGTTAGCTAATGGCACAGTTGCCACCTCCCAGCAATGGTTGAAATCGAACATTTTTACGTATGTTGCACCTAATCAAGTACGGTACTTAGCCGTTGGCAATGAAGTGTTACTAAAAGAACCATATTACACGCCATATGTTGTACCCGCAATCCTTAATTTGTACCAAGCTCTTCAAGCATTAGGTCTAGGTGACACGATTAAGGTATCATCATCACACGCGGCCACGATCTTGTCCAATTCTTACCCTCCATCGGCCGGCGCATTTGATCCCAACCTTAAATCAGTTTTGATCCCCCTTTTAGGGTTTCTACGCGACACAAGGTCACCGTTGATGGTCAACGTGTATCCCTTCTACAGCTACATtaataacaaagaaaaggCCACACTAGACTATGCTCTTTTTAGGTCATCGAAAATTAAGGTTGATCAAAATTTGGCCTACACTAATATGTTTGACTCAACAATTGACGCATTTGTGTATGCTATGGAGAGGGAAGGTTTCCATGAGATCCCGGTGGTGGTGACGGAGACCGGGTGGCCAACGAGTGGGGCTGATGGCACCGGAGTCGATAATGCATTGGCTTATAATGGAAATGTTGTGATGAGGGCATTGGCTAATATTGGGACACCCAGAAGGCCAGGTGTCGGGGTCGAGGTCTTCTTGTTTGATCTATTTGATGAGAATGGAAAAAGTGGAGGGGAATATGAAAGGCACTTCGGGATTTTTGGGGCCAATGGTATCAAGGCTTATGATATTAGGTTTAACTAA
- the LOC105168260 gene encoding uncharacterized protein LOC105168260 isoform X2 translates to MMGEVHTTTNNSSEKGSGHPNLITDALHGFFSHFPKKVCESVAFNFKQLKSNDNIKTSEFPSGGSKKESSTIDLSLEKQMHAWKENPVWADYPPDIKVTVPKGSLCNLSLKVDVGLPPDAVYNIVTDPDNKRVFKNIKEVISRKVLVDEGLRQVVEVEQAAIWRFLWWSGTISVHVLVDQNREDHTMKFRQIKSGFMEKFEGCWKMEPLFVDEELCHPLKPKSLLEYVAYTKGRGRIASKLSLEQLIQPAIVPPPPISWYLRGITTKTTEMLITDLLAEAARIRQASGNGNSDLSDEKSGESQVGNACNIKDRWALRRKHARLSHRRLSLNSNSC, encoded by the exons ATGATGGGAGAGGTACACACTACAACGAATAATTCAAGTGAGAAAGGCAGTGGACATCCTAATTTGATAACTGATGCTTTACATGGTTTCTTCTCGCACTTCCCAAAGAAAGTGTGTGAGTCTGTTGCG TTTAATTTCAAACAATTGAAGAGTAACGACAACATAAAAACCTCAGAGTTTCCATCAGGTGGGAGCAAGAAAGAGTCCTCTACCATCGATTTGAGTTTAGAGAAGCAAATGCATGCCTGGAAAGAAAATCCAGTTTGGGCAGATTATCCTCCAGATATAAAG GTCACTGTACCTAAAGGTTCTCTTTGCAACCTAAGTTTGAAAGTTGATGTCGGGTTGCCACCAGATGCAGTATATAATATTGTGACGGACCCTGATAATAAGAGAGTTTTCAAGAACATTAAG GAAGTAATATCTAGAAAGGTATTAGTTGATGAAGGATTAAGGCAGGTCGTAGAAGTGGAGCAAGCAGCGATTTGGAGGTTCCTTTGGTGGTCTGGAACAATCTCAGTTCATGTTCTAGTAGACCAGAACAGAGAAGATCATACA ATGAAGTTCAGACAAATAAAGTCGGGATTCATGGAAAAGTTTGAAGGTTGCTGGAAAATGGAACCTTTATTTGTCGATGAAGAGTTATGCCATCCATTAAAGCCCAAGTCTTTGTTGGAGTACGTTGCTTACACTAAAGGGAGGGGAAGAATCGCGTCTAAGTTGAGCTTAGAGCAACTGATACAACCAGCCATCGTTCCACCCCCGCCAATTTCTTGGTATCTCAGAGGAATTACTACAAAGACCACTGAGATGTTGATTACTGACTTGCTTGCTGAGGCTGCAAGAATCAGACAAGCTTCAGGCAATGGAAATTCTGATCTGTCCGATGAAAAATCCGGTGAGAGCCAAGTAGGTAATGCGTGTAATATTAAAGACAGATGGGCTCTGAGAAGAAAACATGCAAGGCTTTCTCATAGAAGGTTGTCTTTGAATTCAAATTCctgttga
- the LOC105168259 gene encoding 2-methylene-furan-3-one reductase — protein sequence MDSILSPTTFHFQLRSRPLLTPFPPSILTINRLKNPRHCVHNKGVFGPQPLRVFATSAPSAETASNKSSSSIPSEMKAWTYTEYGGVEVLKLESSVAVPEVKVDQVLIKVVAAALNPVDFKRRLGKFKATDSPLPTIPGYDVAGVVVKVGSQVKDLKEGDEVYGDISEKALDGPKQFGSLAEYTAVEEKLLALKPKNLDFVQAAALPLAIETAYEGLERAGFSEGKSILVLGGAGGVGSLVIQLAKQVFGASKVAATSSTGKLEFIKSLGADLAIDYTKENFEDLPEKFDVVYDAVGQCDKAVKVVKEGGSVVALTGAVTPPGFRFVVTSTGETLKKLNPYLESGKVKALVDPKGPFPFDKVSEAFSYLETNRATGKVVVYPIP from the exons ATGGATTCTATCCTTTCTCCCACCACATTCCATTTCCAGCTGAGAAGTCGACCCCTCCTCACCCCATTTCCACCCTCTATACTCACCATCAACAGGCTCAAGAACCCAAGACATTGTGTGCACAACAAGGGCGTGTTTGGCCCTCAACCTCTCAGAGTATTTGCAACTTCTGCTCCTTCTGCTGAGACCGCCTCTAACAAGAGTTCTTCTTCCATCCCATCAGAGATGAAGGCCTGGACTTACACTGAGTATGGGGGTGTTGAGGTGTTGAAACTTGAGTCCAGCGTTGCAGTGCCTGAGGTGAAGGTAGATCAGGTGCTGATCAAAGTGGTTGCTGCTGCACTTAACCCTGTTGATTTCAAGAGGAGATTGGGGAAGTTCAAAGCCACTGATTCACCTCTTCCT ACCATTCCGGGCTACGATGTAGCTGGTGTAGTGGTTAAAGTTGGGAGCCAAGTGAAGGACCTGAAGGAAGGAGATGAAGTTTATGGAGACATAAGTGAGAAAGCACTAGACGGGCCTAAACAGTTCGGGTCTTTGGCCGAGTACACAGCTGTTGAGGAGAAATTACTGGCTCTCAAGCCCAAGAATCTTGATTTTGTGCAGGCAGCTGCCCTCCCTCTAGCGATTGAGACGGCTTATGAAGGTCTTGAAAGAGCCGGTTTCTCCGAGGGCAAATCTATACTTGTTCTTGGAGGAGCTGGTGGCGTTGGCTCCCTCGTGATTCAG CTTGCAAAACAAGTGTTTGGTGCTTCAAAGGTAGCTGCTACCTCGAGTACAGGAAAGTTAGAGTTTATAAAGAGTTTGGGAGCTGATTTGGCTATTGACTACACCAAGGAGAACTTTGAGGACCTGCCAGAGaaatttgatgttgtttaTGATGCAGTCG GGCAATGCGATAAGGCAGTAAAGGTAGTAAAGGAAGGTGGGAGCGTTGTTGCCCTAACTGGTGCAGTCACACCGCCCGGTTTTAGGTTTGTGGTCACGTCCACAGGAGAAACCTTAAAGAAGCTAAACCCATATCTGGAGAGCGGCAAGGTGAAGGCTTTGGTAGATCCTAAGGGACCGTTCCCTTTTGACAAGGTTAGTGAAGCTTTCTCGTACCTGGAGACGAATCGTGCTACCGGAAAAGTGGTTGTATATCCTATCCCTTGA
- the LOC105168260 gene encoding uncharacterized protein LOC105168260 isoform X1: MMGEVHTTTNNSSEKGSGHPNLITDALHGFFSHFPKKVCESVAQFNFKQLKSNDNIKTSEFPSGGSKKESSTIDLSLEKQMHAWKENPVWADYPPDIKVTVPKGSLCNLSLKVDVGLPPDAVYNIVTDPDNKRVFKNIKEVISRKVLVDEGLRQVVEVEQAAIWRFLWWSGTISVHVLVDQNREDHTMKFRQIKSGFMEKFEGCWKMEPLFVDEELCHPLKPKSLLEYVAYTKGRGRIASKLSLEQLIQPAIVPPPPISWYLRGITTKTTEMLITDLLAEAARIRQASGNGNSDLSDEKSGESQVGNACNIKDRWALRRKHARLSHRRLSLNSNSC; this comes from the exons ATGATGGGAGAGGTACACACTACAACGAATAATTCAAGTGAGAAAGGCAGTGGACATCCTAATTTGATAACTGATGCTTTACATGGTTTCTTCTCGCACTTCCCAAAGAAAGTGTGTGAGTCTGTTGCG CAGTTTAATTTCAAACAATTGAAGAGTAACGACAACATAAAAACCTCAGAGTTTCCATCAGGTGGGAGCAAGAAAGAGTCCTCTACCATCGATTTGAGTTTAGAGAAGCAAATGCATGCCTGGAAAGAAAATCCAGTTTGGGCAGATTATCCTCCAGATATAAAG GTCACTGTACCTAAAGGTTCTCTTTGCAACCTAAGTTTGAAAGTTGATGTCGGGTTGCCACCAGATGCAGTATATAATATTGTGACGGACCCTGATAATAAGAGAGTTTTCAAGAACATTAAG GAAGTAATATCTAGAAAGGTATTAGTTGATGAAGGATTAAGGCAGGTCGTAGAAGTGGAGCAAGCAGCGATTTGGAGGTTCCTTTGGTGGTCTGGAACAATCTCAGTTCATGTTCTAGTAGACCAGAACAGAGAAGATCATACA ATGAAGTTCAGACAAATAAAGTCGGGATTCATGGAAAAGTTTGAAGGTTGCTGGAAAATGGAACCTTTATTTGTCGATGAAGAGTTATGCCATCCATTAAAGCCCAAGTCTTTGTTGGAGTACGTTGCTTACACTAAAGGGAGGGGAAGAATCGCGTCTAAGTTGAGCTTAGAGCAACTGATACAACCAGCCATCGTTCCACCCCCGCCAATTTCTTGGTATCTCAGAGGAATTACTACAAAGACCACTGAGATGTTGATTACTGACTTGCTTGCTGAGGCTGCAAGAATCAGACAAGCTTCAGGCAATGGAAATTCTGATCTGTCCGATGAAAAATCCGGTGAGAGCCAAGTAGGTAATGCGTGTAATATTAAAGACAGATGGGCTCTGAGAAGAAAACATGCAAGGCTTTCTCATAGAAGGTTGTCTTTGAATTCAAATTCctgttga
- the LOC105168261 gene encoding uncharacterized protein LOC105168261 codes for MSQPNYDVYPHPVMTTQPDSSHSDGSFGPVFAVLAVIVVVSTVACVLGRLCSRRHHRGKEAAHKPPKASKQSQGLGPKEWQKPNFNMRDGDIEFGFDKRNPSGKGPKNGGKGKPPHHQNGAHKPEVRFSDNV; via the coding sequence ATGTCACAACCTAATTATGATGTGTACCCTCATCCTGTCATGACCACACAGCCTGATTCTTCCCACTCCGACGGCTCATTTGGGCCGGTTTTCGCAGTCTTGGCCGTGATCGTGGTGGTGTCAACGGTGGCTTGCGTGCTCGGACGGCTGTGCAGCAGGCGGCACCACCGCGGAAAGGAGGCAGCCCACAAACCCCCCAAGGCCAGCAAGCAGAGCCAAGGACTAGGCCCTAAAGAGTGGCAAAAACCAAACTTCAATATGAGAGATGGAGACATAGAATTCGGATTCGACAAGAGAAACCCTTCTGGCAAAGGGCCTAAAAATGGAGGAAAGGGAAAACCACCGCATCATCAAAACGGTGCACATAAACCGGAAGTCAGATTTTCAGACAACGTTTGA
- the LOC105168260 gene encoding uncharacterized protein LOC105168260 isoform X3: MHAWKENPVWADYPPDIKVTVPKGSLCNLSLKVDVGLPPDAVYNIVTDPDNKRVFKNIKEVISRKVLVDEGLRQVVEVEQAAIWRFLWWSGTISVHVLVDQNREDHTMKFRQIKSGFMEKFEGCWKMEPLFVDEELCHPLKPKSLLEYVAYTKGRGRIASKLSLEQLIQPAIVPPPPISWYLRGITTKTTEMLITDLLAEAARIRQASGNGNSDLSDEKSGESQVGNACNIKDRWALRRKHARLSHRRLSLNSNSC; this comes from the exons ATGCATGCCTGGAAAGAAAATCCAGTTTGGGCAGATTATCCTCCAGATATAAAG GTCACTGTACCTAAAGGTTCTCTTTGCAACCTAAGTTTGAAAGTTGATGTCGGGTTGCCACCAGATGCAGTATATAATATTGTGACGGACCCTGATAATAAGAGAGTTTTCAAGAACATTAAG GAAGTAATATCTAGAAAGGTATTAGTTGATGAAGGATTAAGGCAGGTCGTAGAAGTGGAGCAAGCAGCGATTTGGAGGTTCCTTTGGTGGTCTGGAACAATCTCAGTTCATGTTCTAGTAGACCAGAACAGAGAAGATCATACA ATGAAGTTCAGACAAATAAAGTCGGGATTCATGGAAAAGTTTGAAGGTTGCTGGAAAATGGAACCTTTATTTGTCGATGAAGAGTTATGCCATCCATTAAAGCCCAAGTCTTTGTTGGAGTACGTTGCTTACACTAAAGGGAGGGGAAGAATCGCGTCTAAGTTGAGCTTAGAGCAACTGATACAACCAGCCATCGTTCCACCCCCGCCAATTTCTTGGTATCTCAGAGGAATTACTACAAAGACCACTGAGATGTTGATTACTGACTTGCTTGCTGAGGCTGCAAGAATCAGACAAGCTTCAGGCAATGGAAATTCTGATCTGTCCGATGAAAAATCCGGTGAGAGCCAAGTAGGTAATGCGTGTAATATTAAAGACAGATGGGCTCTGAGAAGAAAACATGCAAGGCTTTCTCATAGAAGGTTGTCTTTGAATTCAAATTCctgttga